From Canis lupus familiaris isolate Mischka breed German Shepherd chromosome 16, alternate assembly UU_Cfam_GSD_1.0, whole genome shotgun sequence, one genomic window encodes:
- the LOC106559800 gene encoding developmental pluripotency-associated protein 2-like: protein MENSTYNNEQNFSEEALEEESVILTLVPVNEELNEEQMEPSVSSTSEVSLKMPGSSNKVCHPHISERFKFCPKHSCCSTPAPPLPASLPPVNKVRWDILRNWCQQLNLSTHGRKREVYLRLQKHAYSETNQECDNVKTIPETPPEAKSESCSAKCKMVTKIWKSCKSERGRGINTVKVVTSAQEGMLAAWSRIAARASQSKSVNSRSIPASVETFLLQASGVRWCVVHGRPLLADTQGWVRLQFHAGQAWVPDTPKRMISLFLLPVCTFPSPGLEDNMLCPECAKRNKKMMKRLIALGKER from the coding sequence ATGGAGAACTCGACTTACAACAATGAGCAGAATTTCTCTGAGGAGGCATTAGAGGAAGAAAGTGTGATTCTCACATTGGTTCCAGTTAATGAAGAACTTAATGAAGAACAAATGGAACCAAGTGTTTCTTCAACTTCAGAAGTCAGTCTGAAGATGCCTGGGTCAAGCAACAAAGTTTGTCATCCTCATATAAGTGAACGATTCAAGTTTTGTCCAAAACATAGTTGTTGTAGTACACCAGCCCCTCCTTTGCCAGCCAGTTTGCCTCCAGTTAATAAAGTACGTTGGGACATTTTGCGGAACTGGTGCCAACAATTGAATTTGAGTACCCATGGCCGGAAAAGAGAGGTTTATCTGAGGCTCCAGAAACATGCTTACTCTGAAACAAACCAGGAGTGTGACAATGTAAAGACTATTCCTGAAACACCACCAGAGGCTAAATCGGAGTCATGTTCGGCGAAATGCAAGATGGTGACCAAGATTTGGAAAAGTTGtaagagtgagagaggcagggggatTAATACAGTCAAAGTCGTAACTTCGGCACAAGAAGGCATGTTGGCAGCATGGTCAAGAATTGCTGCAAGAGCCAGTCAATCCAAGTCTGTGAATTCACGTTCCATTCCTGCTTCTGTTGAGACCTTTCTGCTGCAAGCCTCTGGTGTCAGGTGGTGTGTGGTCCATGGCAGACCTCTCCTTGCAGACACACAAGGTTGGGTTCGCCTGCAGTTTCATGCAGGTCAGGCCTGGGTGCCTGACACTCCCAAAAGGAtgatctctctcttcctgttaCCTGTCTGCACTTTCCCATCTCCAGGCCTAGAAGATAATATGTTATGCCCTGAATGtgctaaaagaaataagaagatgATGAAAAGATTAATTGCACTGGGGAAGGAAAGGTGA